Genomic window (Bacillota bacterium):
TGTCGAAAATACTTCCAGCTCTTTCATCATTCAAACGGTAGAATGTTTATATTGAGATTCCGCAAAATTATTGGTATCATCTATTTAACGGTGTATGCCGATGCAACATTGACGAAGACTTATTTCTAATCCTGTATAAAGTTTGAGTCTGCATGATTTGGCCGCTAGAATAACCCGTAATGGGAATACCAGAGGGAGGAAACAGCCTTTGAAAGCCATAAAGACAACAGCTAGCTCCGCGCTGGCAAAACAAATCAATCGCTCGCTAATTCTAGACTGTCTATCGAAATATGCACCCCTTTCCCGGTCCGACATAGCGAGGCTTACTCGATTAAGCCCATCCACGGTCTCAGGGATAATTGATGAACTGATCAAGGCGAAATTCGTTCTAGAGATACAATCTGGGCCATCAACGGGCGGAAGAAAGCCCATACTTCTAGGTTTTAACCATTCGGCCAGGATGGCCATTGTCGTGGAAGTGACAGTGAGCATGATCCGAGCCGCCAGTGTAGATCTAGGGGGTGCCATAGGGTTATTATCTGAAATTCCATCTAGTGATTTATCTACTGAGGAACTGGTTGGGAAGATACTTGAGGTTATAGCCAGGATACTTGCCAGGATTCCCAAAAGGCATCGCGAAGTTGTTGGCGTAGGAATCGTCATACCAGGCATAGTGAATACTGCGGAGGGATTGGTGATCCGTTCCTCTCGCCTGAACTGGACGAACGTGCCACTTGGCAAGATAGTATCAAGAGAATTTTCAGTCCCTGTTCTCATTGAAAGGGACGTGAGGGCCGCAGCCTATGGAGAAAGGATTTTCGGCAAGGCCAAAGGAGTAAGCAGTTTTGTATATGTAACTATAGGAAAGGGCGGTATAGGGGCCGGTATAGTGATTGATGACAATCCTTATCCAGGAGCTAATATGAGGGCTGGCGAATTGGGACATATAACAGTGGCTCTTGGAGGCGAAAGATGTTCCTGCGGGAATGCCGGATGCCTTGGCACCTTTATTGGAGGGGATGTGCCGGACATCCAGACTGACACCCTCATAGAATACTGTGGCGCAGGTATCGTGAATCTTGTGAACCTTATCGACCCAGAGATGGTCATATTGGGTGGCGAATATATTGACTCAATTCCCGGACTAGCGACAGCCATTGGAGAATTCGTTCATAATAGGGTTCTACCTGTCCCCATCGATTCACTAAAAGTGGTCCCCTCAGAACTGGGCCCGAAGGCTTATCTCCTTGGTATGGCCAGTCTTGTTTTCAACAGTATCTTAGGAGCGTAGATTATTTTGTGTAAATGGTCTTTTCATATGATCCCCCGCCACGGGCCATAGGGCAGACGCAGCCACCTCCATCCGGTCACCGAACTGAAGAATG
Coding sequences:
- a CDS encoding ROK family protein, whose protein sequence is MKAIKTTASSALAKQINRSLILDCLSKYAPLSRSDIARLTRLSPSTVSGIIDELIKAKFVLEIQSGPSTGGRKPILLGFNHSARMAIVVEVTVSMIRAASVDLGGAIGLLSEIPSSDLSTEELVGKILEVIARILARIPKRHREVVGVGIVIPGIVNTAEGLVIRSSRLNWTNVPLGKIVSREFSVPVLIERDVRAAAYGERIFGKAKGVSSFVYVTIGKGGIGAGIVIDDNPYPGANMRAGELGHITVALGGERCSCGNAGCLGTFIGGDVPDIQTDTLIEYCGAGIVNLVNLIDPEMVILGGEYIDSIPGLATAIGEFVHNRVLPVPIDSLKVVPSELGPKAYLLGMASLVFNSILGA